A single Natrinema sp. HArc-T2 DNA region contains:
- a CDS encoding MarR family transcriptional regulator, translating to MRPRVEWMTQADERVLEFLHEKDIVSSPSVIAANIDYTGEYISRRCNKLENAGLLQRVDATNYRITELGERYLIGEVDPDELSLDDC from the coding sequence ATGCGCCCGCGAGTCGAATGGATGACGCAGGCCGACGAGCGTGTGTTAGAATTTCTCCATGAGAAAGACATCGTATCGTCTCCAAGTGTCATTGCTGCAAATATTGACTATACGGGCGAATATATTTCGCGGCGCTGTAACAAACTTGAAAATGCTGGTCTACTCCAGCGAGTGGACGCGACAAACTATCGAATTACGGAACTCGGGGAACGGTACCTGATCGGGGAAGTCGATCCTGACGAGCTCTCTCTTGACGATTGCTGA
- a CDS encoding bifunctional DNA primase/polymerase: MSGHDNSNDVKDYNKSNAESNQTAGSDPKEVLESRLREAGLDAKRFIPLQEGSKAPVAHTQYEHHTVDGQYGVYAGGGLVIVDYDPYKVSERPNLIERLPSTLTVESPHDGRHYYLSVEDDVGNGDFDGGSIQASRKYVVGPGSELDSCDKEWHDCSPDIEGHYCILHNRPIASVSATVFPDQQGNTHAHTTDANVTNISEEITDLAEVEAPFDVERRIQMLLDSDVGETVRYLMDGEYNEVGYCGDRSGAETKLCTYLKFALNNNHQTVKQVMDWICYKYPKTACGKPRKWAVNEYHRRSALSSKYDPDDTYDEPMPTAGPRPKVSQVAYLDVLDAIMVLGSASSAEISQHKLVDVGQRQVQNALNELEEDGLVTWEREGRSVIYKPISFEELA; the protein is encoded by the coding sequence ATGAGTGGACACGACAACTCGAATGATGTAAAAGATTACAATAAATCCAACGCTGAGTCGAACCAAACAGCAGGAAGTGATCCGAAGGAAGTACTCGAGTCCAGACTGCGTGAGGCAGGACTTGATGCTAAGCGGTTCATCCCGCTCCAAGAAGGAAGTAAGGCACCAGTCGCCCATACCCAGTACGAGCATCATACAGTTGACGGTCAGTATGGCGTCTACGCAGGAGGTGGGTTGGTCATCGTAGACTATGACCCTTATAAAGTCAGCGAACGCCCTAATTTGATCGAAAGACTACCTTCCACACTTACAGTTGAGTCACCGCATGATGGTCGACATTACTACCTCTCTGTCGAAGATGATGTCGGAAATGGCGATTTTGATGGTGGGTCGATTCAGGCTAGCAGGAAGTATGTTGTCGGCCCAGGCAGTGAGCTAGATTCATGCGATAAGGAATGGCACGATTGTTCACCGGACATAGAAGGCCACTACTGCATACTTCATAACAGACCCATCGCCTCGGTATCTGCGACTGTCTTTCCAGATCAACAAGGCAACACACACGCCCATACCACGGACGCAAACGTCACCAATATCTCAGAAGAGATTACGGATCTCGCGGAGGTCGAGGCACCATTTGATGTTGAGCGTCGAATACAAATGCTGCTGGACTCTGATGTCGGTGAGACAGTCCGGTATCTCATGGATGGAGAGTACAATGAAGTCGGATACTGCGGGGACCGCTCAGGTGCTGAAACCAAACTCTGCACGTATCTGAAGTTCGCACTTAATAATAATCACCAAACTGTCAAGCAGGTCATGGACTGGATCTGCTACAAATATCCTAAGACGGCGTGTGGCAAGCCACGCAAATGGGCAGTAAATGAATATCACCGGCGATCAGCACTATCATCGAAGTACGACCCAGACGATACCTACGACGAGCCTATGCCAACAGCTGGTCCTCGGCCTAAAGTTAGTCAGGTTGCGTATCTTGATGTACTGGACGCTATAATGGTATTAGGATCAGCCAGTTCCGCCGAGATCTCTCAGCACAAGTTGGTTGACGTGGGGCAGAGACAGGTACAGAACGCTCTCAATGAGCTCGAGGAAGACGGGCTAGTTACTTGGGAAAGGGAAGGCCGATCAGTGATCTATAAACCAATCTCATTTGAGGAATTGGCATAA
- a CDS encoding tyrosine-type recombinase/integrase: MTTSETPRSTNSKGQATVWLKPAQVKDLRNAIVKKSPSYLKQRNDALIQLLYDTGLRVGEAVQVDVEHLDLDESVLGLPADLQKDYPNENTPTYTRIGLAEETTRVLDQYLSSRWKESVALFPSTHSDRMTTQAVRDVVSLAAEAAEVQPHTRTGRGEPGDITPHTLRHSVAYRMLNHEDGHTLYNVRNRLRHSTIQTTEKVYDHFDSV, translated from the coding sequence ATGACCACGAGCGAAACGCCGCGTTCTACGAATTCCAAAGGACAGGCGACTGTCTGGCTCAAGCCTGCGCAGGTCAAAGATTTGAGAAACGCCATCGTCAAAAAGAGCCCGAGCTACTTGAAACAGCGAAACGATGCTCTGATTCAACTACTCTATGACACTGGCTTGCGAGTCGGTGAGGCTGTCCAAGTAGACGTAGAGCATCTCGATCTTGATGAATCCGTGCTAGGGCTTCCGGCCGATCTGCAGAAAGACTACCCAAACGAGAATACCCCGACGTATACCCGGATCGGGTTGGCCGAAGAAACCACTCGAGTCCTCGATCAGTACCTCAGTAGTCGATGGAAAGAATCAGTCGCCCTATTTCCGTCAACACACTCTGATCGGATGACTACACAAGCCGTTCGAGACGTTGTGAGTCTGGCTGCTGAAGCCGCTGAGGTTCAGCCGCATACTCGTACTGGACGAGGCGAGCCCGGCGACATCACGCCGCACACACTACGACACTCGGTTGCGTATCGGATGCTAAACCACGAGGATGGGCATACGCTCTACAATGTTCGGAACCGCCTGCGACACTCAACAATCCAAACAACGGAGAAAGTATATGACCACTTCGACAGCGTATAG